CGAAAGCAAAGTAGAGATCACAATGTTGAAGCAGGAGCTGGAAATAGCTAAGAAGACTTATGAATTGCATTGCTTACAagtaaaaacagaaaaaggtGAGGATGTGAGTAGATTGATTAGAGAAAGTGAtgaaagtaaagaaaaaatcacAATGTTGAAACAAGAACTGGAAACAACTAAGAAAATGTATGAATTGCATTGCTTACAAGTGGAAACAGAAAAAGGTGAGGATTTGAATAGGTTGAttaaagaaagagatgaaagcAAAGCAGAGATCACAGTATTGAAGCAAGAATTGGAAACAGCTAAGAAGACATATGAACTGTGCCGTTTGCAAGTGGAAGCTGAAAGAGGTGAGGATATGAGTAGgttaattaaagaaagagatgaaagcATAGCAAAGGTCATTGCCTTGAACCAAGAGTTGGAAACGGCTAAGAAGACGTATGAATTCCGCTGCTTGCAATTAGAAACAGAAAAGGCTGAGAGTATAACTAGGTTGATTAAAGAACGAGACGAAACCAAATTAGAGATCATGGCATTGAAGCAAGAGTTGGAAACAACGAAGAAGATGTATGAATCGCGTTGCTTGCAACTCGAAACGGAAATGGGCGAGCATGTGACTCGGTTGActaaagaaagagatgaaagtAAAGCAAAGATTGTAATGCTAAAGCAAGAGTTGGAAACAACTACAAAGATGTATAAATTACGTTGCTTGCAAGTGGAGACGGAAGCAGAATCGGCTCGGTTAATGCTCGAGGAAAGGATAAAAGAACTCGAGGATCTCTTGGAAGACTCGAGTAACGAAGTGCAAGAACttacaacattttttgaatcaAAGCAAAAAAAGTGGAATGCAAAAGTAAACAGCTACAAGCGCATGATAGAATTTCAATGCAATTTACTAGAGGTGTGATTGAAAtagaattttcataattttattattttgagatattatgattatgaaaataCTTTATGAACTATTCAGGGTGTAAGACGCTCCACGGAGTCTGTTAAAGAAGAGGTTCTGAGAGTAAAGCTGGACTATTCAAACGAAGTCAACCAATTAGGTAGTGATGATTCGAACAACGTTTTGGCTCTATATATCATCTTTATAATAATGAATTCTTTCTTATTATGAAGTCTACCTTCTCCAGGACTCAAACTAAAATCAATAGCACATGCTGCTGGGAACTACCATATCTTGCTAactgaaaatagaaaattgttCAACGAGCTACAGGATTTAAAAGGTGAAACTCTTGTTCTgaattccatttttattttctttttgtatcaCTTAAATCTTTTCTCATCCATCAGGAAACATCAGAGTTTATTGTCGAATAAGGCCGTTTTTGAGCGGGCAGAAAGACAAACGGATGACCGTAGAATACATTGGTGAAAATGGAGAAGTGGTAATAGCAAACCCAACCAAGCCTGGGAAAGAAGGTCAGAAGGCATTTAAGTTTAACAAGGTGTACAGCCCAGCTTCAACTCAAggtctctttcttttcattttatcatgTAGTCTTATATATATAGGGATATATTCGTATATTTTCGAGCGGCAGAAGGTATCTTTGCGATTCTTAATTGTCGTGTTATGCAGGGGAGGTCTTTTCTGATATCCAACCATTGATACGATCTGTACTTGATGGATATAATGTATGCATATTCGCCTACGGCCAAACTGGTTCGGGAAAGACCTATACAATGGTATGCTTCCTTTATATGTATGGATAATACAGTCAACTTTTTTGAGCTCTAGCTAATGCTATCTGTCACATTGTTTCCTTTAAGACCGGTCCTAATGGTGCTACTAAGGAGAACTGGGGAGTTAATTATCGAGCACTCAATGACCTTTTTGAGATCTCTCAAAATAGAAGCGGTGCCATTTCCTATGAAGTTGGAGCGCAAATGGTTGAAATTTATAATGAACAAGTGCGGGATTTACTTTCAAGCAATGCTTCCCAGAAAAAATATCCTTTTAAACTATGCAGTTTACTTGTTTACACCAATTTGCAAGTCAGTTttgttgatttattatttcatttcaactAAGGACTGCTATTCCAACGTTGTTGTTTatctcttgttttttcttaacTCTCACACACTGGGGATTTTGACTCATTCCCAACCTTTCGGACTTGCGGTTCCGGATGCGACCATGCTTCCAGTGAATGCAACATCAGATGTTATAGAACTAATGGACATCGGACTGAAGAACAGAGCAGTTGGTGCCACTGCCATGAATGAAAGAAGTAGTCGGTCACAtaggtttgtttgtttgttttattatactctcaaattctcttctccatattcttcctttcttatttttcatgtgAACCTACAGTATTGTGACTATTCACGTTCGTGGGACGGATTTGAAGGGTGGTTCCTCACTGCATGGTAATCTTCACTTGGTAGATCTTGCTGGTAGTGAACGAGTCGATCGCTCTGAAGTTATAGGAGATCGACTCAAAGAAGCACAACATATAAACAAATCATTGTCTGCACTTGGAGATGTCATTTTTGCTCTTGCACAAAAGAGTTCTCATGTTCCATATAGAAATAGCAAGCTTACTCAAGTCCTTCAAAGCTCCCTTGGTATTATTTCCCCATTGCATAGCAACATTATTTCCAATTGTTCATTTGTTTGGATGATATACTCATTTTGCCACACAACTTCTAAACAAGTGCAAATTTGGAATCTATGCTATAGGTGGTCAAGCAAAGACGGTCATGTTTGTACAGCTTAATCCTGATGTGAACTCATATTCTGAATCTTTGAGCACACTAAAGTTCGCGGAGAGAGTTTCGGGAATCGAGCTAGGAGCAGCACGGAGCAGCAAGGAAGGAAAGGATGTTAAAGAGCTAATGGACCAGGTGAGCATTTCTCATCTTGATTTGCATTAGAATCATTTATATCAAAAACCATAACTGTGTCCCTGTTTCAGGTGGCATCTCTGAAAGACACTATCAGCAAAAGGGATGAGGAGATTGAGAGGCTACAACTTGTCAAAGACCTCAAGAACAATGTACACAACGGTATCGACAGTGAGAAGCGCATTGCAACTTCTACGAACAAAGACATGAACGGTGGAATGCCAAGAACTCCGAAGTCTTCGGGCAGGAAGAGCATAGGAGGAGCCATGGAGAAAACTGGTTTAGATGAAGACAATGTATCAGATCATAGTGATGTGCATTCAGAAGTAGACTCGCCTCATTCAATGGATGATGTGAAAAACCATCATGAAGTTCTTCGGCCACTAGACATAGgtcaaaatattattgaagGAGCTGAGCCATTAGGATTTGGAGCTGCAGAATATGAAGAAAGAATAATGGACATTCCTGATGATGATCTCTCTGTtgaaacagaaaatgatgCAACTCTGAATTTCAATCAAACTCCAAAACCAGTAGAGAAGTTGGAAAAGTGAGTCGTTTTGTCTTCGAAAACCTTAGCTCACGGTCGGGTTGATAACGGTTTTATCTTTGTTTCTCCTTTAAAAATCCCTACTCCATGCTTTTGCAGGCCCAGATCTGCCACTGCTGCTTCTAGGATCAGGGAGCCTACAAGATCATCAACTAGTTCTCCAGGACCCAAGGAGCCTATAAGGTCATCCTCAGCACCAAGTATGTGAGAGTtctaatatttcttttatttgccTCCATTCTTTTTGCGCTTTCTTTGAACCATAGTTCTGAAATAAAAGAAGTCGCCTAGGAAAAAAACAAGGTTTAAATTCTATGTTTCTCATTGATCATTCATGTTTTTCCCTTAGTCTCTATACTTAAGCATTTAGggacttcttttttattagaCATAATGTAATTCTTATCTATTTGTTGAACTTTTTATGAATTAAGCTACTGCTTTGTAACAGGTCTTAGAAAAACTGTAATGGGGCTCAAGTCTGGTAGAAGATGGCAATAACTTGAGAGGgaacttttctttccttttttgttttgttttttcattttttcattttttcttccctgttttcattgaaaaaaatatatatacataggTTAGGAAACTTATTATTGTAAAGCTGTGTATATAAAAGGCCTCTATGTATGTATAGTCCTCAAAATGGGACGAGAAAACTGTATAAAAGTAACTTTTATATAGAAATGGCGTCCTCTTTAAAATGAAGCCAAACCCAAAGCTTTATGAGTAAAAGGGAACTATCTCATGGCTGTACTTAAGATACATgtaaaactataattttttatgtataaattCAATGGTACTAGTGAGACGTCGGATCCCTAAGTGTTGAAGCTTAGGACTTTATCCGATGGGCCGAGGTGAGTGAACCGCTCATATGCACATGCATAGGGAGGAGTTCTGAAATCATAATCCATTAAACATATCATGCACTACTACACTAGAGATTTTCGTTATAGTCTGGCACATGGTAAAAAAGTTAGCTTGGTTTTATCCCTAGCTCGAGGGGGCTAGCACAATATGGGTATGGGTAGAATGCACGATATAGTGGGTTGGGGTAGGTCGAATTTTTACTCATGGAGAGCAAATGAACTATTAGCGTGTATCAGAACATAATCATATACAAAACCGTGTAAATAAGACATAAGGAAAAGATTGAGGGGGTGCATAGCTAAtcttaacaaataaatagTAACAATTAGAGAGTTCAAGAAggtatagaaataaaatatccaTTAAccaattttttctattttaacaTATTCAAAGCCATTGATGTCATTATCAAAAACCTAATTACCCCAACCATTGGAACACGTGGCCATGCACTCTACCACTTAGTGAAGTACACGTGTCAGAAAGCATAGTCACGTATTCCAATCACCCACGTGTCACATTCCAATTGGAACcatacaaaaaatttaaatttatctcCGCGTAATGGGAAAATGTCCAAGTACATAAATTAACTATATTTTTGTcgttttcccttttccttttttatcttaccaaaaaaatatatttttaaattttagattttacaGTCTAAAGCCACGTGTGCCGTGTCCATCACGGAAACCGAGCTACACTCCTTTTTCCACCGTACACGTGGCGTTTAGTGGTAGTCTAAATCAACAGTTGCATGGAAAGAGCCTTCATTGTGGGCCCAACTCCAGCGATTTACTGCCACGTGTTTTGTAGTGAAATAACGTTGCTTTTCTTGACACGTGCTGATCTCTGAGTGGTTTCTTGAGACTATCTTAATATTGGTGGGCTCCAGCTTCCCTTAGTCCAGCCGACACtaaataaagatttattaatatttaaaagaaattaaaattgatttagtcGAAGTATATTGCattatgtttttcatttttataataaatttatcaacattattaaatcaaatataatcattactttgcattatcttttttttttttttttattgaaatagaCATTTAAAAgcaattaaaaagaataatatatattttatattaaattccCATTATTTACAACCACACCCTGTATCTTTCacttaattaaaatgtatttagGTTTGTAAGTTTGTGTAGTTATGGGACAAAACGCCACATTGAgatatttattagttttaaatatacaaagataatttaataaatttggtgacatatttattagttttaaatataccagataagataataaatttgattctaTTCTCGAGGTCTATAGCTTGGTCTCTCGCTACTCcaattgttgaactaaaactCATTTTTGCTCCAACATCCCCGGGCAGACTAACTTGAATTCTTTCaacctgtttttttttgtcttttattcacatattttctataaaaaaattcaaaagatcACCCAACATAAAAATTGCTTCAAATGTTTCTTAGGAAAATTCTTAGAACATTATTCAACAAGGTGCAgcttgtttgtatgaatagcaaattttagttattttaaacatttcttagtcattcAATTGTGATATAAGTTTATTCATGTGTGTTTTCCGATGTAACAAATACAAAGTGAATAAGTTTCTATGTAagagcccaaacccactgctaacaaGATACTATCCACTTTAGCCCGtcacgtatcgttgtcagtctcacagcTTTAAAACGTGACTGTTAAGGAAGAgatttcacacccttataaggaatgttcaAACCAtaggggatctcacaatccacccctcctCTTGAGGCCTAatgtcttcgctggcacatcggtgtctagctctgataccatttgtaacaattcaagcccaccgctagtagatgttgtccgttttggcccattacataaCGCCGTGAGCAGtttaaaaacgcgtctgttagtaagatgtttccacatccttgtaagaaatgtttcgttcccttctctaagcATAACGATAGGTTTGAATTTCTCCTGTACAtccaaaacattttttatttaaaaaaacaaattaaaaattaaggaaatctattttaaaaataaaaagaatagtgagagggggaaaaaacaaagagagaaaaaagaaattaatgaagaaaagtaaaataataatgttgatattttttattggaaaTGTGTTCCACGTAATACATTTTGTGGCTAATAATtcccaaatttcaaatcaaacaaactatTCATTTTGGAATTATATTCTCAAAGggactctctctctttcccctTCCTTCACTCAAAATCTTCTCATTACTCATAAAAACACTCTCTGCATTTCTTCAATTCCCACCATGTTCAACGATCAAGCACTACCAGCAGGAACCTCCAGACCTACTCATGCCGGAGACGGTGAAGATCAAATCCGCGAAATCCACGCTCTGACTCCCACACCACCACCGCCGGTGACGGAGAATCGGAACCGCCGCGGAGAGGCTTGGGAAACGGCGAGCCAGAGATCGACTTCAATGGCGAGCGAAGGCGCTTCCAGTGAGAATTTTACTTCCATAAGTAGAGAGTTCAATGCTCTGGTAATCGCCGGCGCGGAGATCGGCGACGGTTATCGCCAGGACCGGCCGATTAACGAACCTCCGAATAACTTGAGCAGGATTGGAGAGGAAGATCAGGCTACGCCTGAGGAGGAGACGAATCCGTTGGCGATCGTACCGGACGGTCATCCGTTTGATGATCAATTAACGCTGTCGTCAATCACGAGACAGGAGAACAGTAGCGGCGGAGGAGCAGCAGCGACAAGAGAGATTTCGTTGCAGATGGtgaagaaggaggaggtgGAGACGAAGATTAGCGCATGGCAGAACGCGAAGATTGCAAAGATTAACAATCGGTTCAAGAGAGAAGATGCAGTGATCAGTGGATGGGAGAGGGAGCAGGTTCAGAAGGCATCTTCGTGGATGAAGAAGGTCGAGGTACgtgatttgaaattgaaaatggcGATTTCTGTTTGAAGTAATGCGTTGTGTTAGTTGATAGATtgattcaataattaattgcTCTACTTTGTTTTTCAAGGTCATTCATGATCAATTAGTTATTGCATGAGTGTGTGGTTGAACATGTGAATGTTTTTTTCAATCTGATTCACTTTTTAACCACAACTTTCCTTCCTATTTCATTATACTTTTTCACCTTTTCAATattctatttctctctctaaaatctGAGTAAAAAACACGTTTAGTTTTACTGtccttttttgaaaaattccTTGGTTGATTCTTCAATACAAGTCTAGATTCATTTGAAACCTAACGCATCATCTACTACAAGAAGTGAAAATCACTTttgatttctaaattttttttgtgaaacTAATAGTGTGCTTCTGGAATTTTAGaacaatttagttttaaactCAGCTGTTCACTTTAAATTCTGCCACACTTTGTTTATTATAGTGAAACATATTATTCGAATCATTaatttgataccaaatgtgtTAAGAAACTATGTTAcctaataaacaaaattaacacTTAATTTAGATAAGAGTTTTCATAGTAGATgattaagttaaaataaaaataacatgatGATTCATACATTATGAATGGGATGAAGTGAGAATTTGAATATGTGCAGAGGAGGTTGGAAGAGAGGAGAGCAAAAGCGCTTGAAAAGATGGAGAATGAAGTAGCGAAGGCGCGCAGAAAAGCAGAGGAAAGAAGAGCATCGGCTGAGGccaagaggggaacaaaagtTGCGAAGGTCATTGAAATATCAAACCTGATGAGAGCAGTTGGAAGGCCACCAGCCAAGCGCTCCTTCTTCTGAATTCCTCTCTCTTTTGATCAGAGCAGTTGGAATTCGTCTCtctttgtaa
This portion of the Cucurbita pepo subsp. pepo cultivar mu-cu-16 chromosome LG08, ASM280686v2, whole genome shotgun sequence genome encodes:
- the LOC111801177 gene encoding remorin 4.1-like, which translates into the protein MFNDQALPAGTSRPTHAGDGEDQIREIHALTPTPPPPVTENRNRRGEAWETASQRSTSMASEGASSENFTSISREFNALVIAGAEIGDGYRQDRPINEPPNNLSRIGEEDQATPEEETNPLAIVPDGHPFDDQLTLSSITRQENSSGGGAAATREISLQMVKKEEVETKISAWQNAKIAKINNRFKREDAVISGWEREQVQKASSWMKKVERRLEERRAKALEKMENEVAKARRKAEERRASAEAKRGTKVAKVIEISNLMRAVGRPPAKRSFF
- the LOC111799857 gene encoding kinesin-like protein KIN-14P; translation: MLDATPKRFSTMNPISVDKNAKQRLILAEWLRSIFPGLNLPINACDEDLKACLLDANVLSQILNKLKKPGSKEAGYVIHNLASRAEKITRFLAAIVNMGIMKYDNIDIEDDSMDSLYNCLWSIRARLMSNDAGDSPLACRSPAKSEINSRFGISFHDPSSPMMGDERRKVLFESKFLRTLSGPMVSAEPLGGSNHLGHKFHEVFQLKQGRYADLPAAKISEMMKSNSLDNAPTQSLLSVVNGILDESVEKKNGEIPHRVACLLRKVVQEIERRISTQAEHLRTQNNLFKAREEKFQSRITVLEALASNINEENQQAEKTKAEEKNFTNEEVNRLIKEREEHKAQIILLKQELETAKKTYELRCLQVEVEKGEDVSRLIKERDESKVEITMLKQELEIAKKTYELHCLQVKTEKGEDVSRLIRESDESKEKITMLKQELETTKKMYELHCLQVETEKGEDLNRLIKERDESKAEITVLKQELETAKKTYELCRLQVEAERGEDMSRLIKERDESIAKVIALNQELETAKKTYEFRCLQLETEKAESITRLIKERDETKLEIMALKQELETTKKMYESRCLQLETEMGEHVTRLTKERDESKAKIVMLKQELETTTKMYKLRCLQVETEAESARLMLEERIKELEDLLEDSSNEVQELTTFFESKQKKWNAKVNSYKRMIEFQCNLLEGVRRSTESVKEEVLRVKLDYSNEVNQLGLKLKSIAHAAGNYHILLTENRKLFNELQDLKGNIRVYCRIRPFLSGQKDKRMTVEYIGENGEVVIANPTKPGKEGQKAFKFNKVYSPASTQGEVFSDIQPLIRSVLDGYNVCIFAYGQTGSGKTYTMTGPNGATKENWGVNYRALNDLFEISQNRSGAISYEVGAQMVEIYNEQVRDLLSSNASQKKLGILTHSQPFGLAVPDATMLPVNATSDVIELMDIGLKNRAVGATAMNERSSRSHSIVTIHVRGTDLKGGSSLHGNLHLVDLAGSERVDRSEVIGDRLKEAQHINKSLSALGDVIFALAQKSSHVPYRNSKLTQVLQSSLGGQAKTVMFVQLNPDVNSYSESLSTLKFAERVSGIELGAARSSKEGKDVKELMDQVASLKDTISKRDEEIERLQLVKDLKNNVHNGIDSEKRIATSTNKDMNGGMPRTPKSSGRKSIGGAMEKTGLDEDNVSDHSDVHSEVDSPHSMDDVKNHHEVLRPLDIGQNIIEGAEPLGFGAAEYEERIMDIPDDDLSVETENDATLNFNQTPKPVEKLEKPRSATAASRIREPTRSSTSSPGPKEPIRSSSAPSLRKTVMGLKSGRRWQ